In Canis lupus dingo isolate Sandy chromosome 12, ASM325472v2, whole genome shotgun sequence, the following proteins share a genomic window:
- the ZNF292 gene encoding zinc finger protein 292 isoform X3: protein MRIKHLIKTNQLSQATALAKLCSDHPEIGTKGSFKQTYLVCLCTSSPNEKLIEEISEVDCKDALEMICNLESEGDEKSALVLCTAFLSRQLQQGDMYCAWELTLFWSKLQQRVEPSIQVYLERCRQLSLLTKTVYHIFFLIKVINSETEGAGLATCIELCVKALRLESTENTEVKISICKTISCLLPDDLEVKRACQLSEFLIEPTVDAYYAVEMLYNQPDQKYDEENLPIPNSLRCELLLVLKTQWPFDPEFWDWKTLKRQCLALMGEEASIVSSIDELNDSEVYEKVVDYQEESKETSMNGLSGGIGANSGLLKDICDEKQKKREIKQLRERGFISARFRNWQAYMQYCVLCDKEFLGHRIVRHAQKHYKDGIYSCPICAKNFNSKETFVPHVTLHVKQSSKERLAAMKPLRRLGRPPKITTTNENQKTNAVAKQEQRPIKKNSLYSTDFIVFNDNDGSDDENDDKDKSYEPEVIPVQKPVPVNEFNCPVTFCKKGFKYFKNLIAHVKGHKDNEDAKRFLEMQSKKVICQYCRRHFVSVTHLNDHLQMHCGSKPYICIQMKCKAGFNSYAELLTHRKEHQVFRAKCMFPKCGRIFSEAYLLYDHEAQHYNTYTCKFTGCGKVYRSQSELEKHLDDHSTPEKVLPPEDQLNSSGDCVQPSKVNQDTEVSIEKERSVLPSENNIENTLPADKSDAWDKSKTESAVTKQDQISVSELRQADGPLSNGLENPVTTPLLQASEVAVSIKVSLNQGIEDNFGKQENSTVEGTGESLVTNLHTPVGDTCNDLCRPGFQERKEQDCFNEAQITQNSLVNSETLKIGDLTPQNLERQVNNLMTFSVQNQTGFQNSLPASKFECGGNVKTSSSLYNLPLKTLESITFVPPQPNPSSSLGTPSVPPKAPVQKFSCQVEGCTRTYNSSQSIGKHMKTAHPDQYAAFKMQRKSKKGQKSNNLNTPNNGKFVYFLPSQVSSSNSAFFTSQTKANGNPTCSNQLQHVSPSIFPAHLTSVSTPLLPSVESVINPNIPSQDKNEQGGGIICSQMENLSTTTLPAQMEDLTKTVLPLNIDSGSDPFLPLPAESSSMSLFPSPADSGANSVFSQLENNTNHFSSQIEGNTNSSFLKGGNGENAVFPSQVNVANDFNSTSAQQSAPEKVKKDRGRGPNGKERKPKHNKRAKWPAIIRDGKFICSRCYRAFTNPRSLGGHLSKRSYCKPLDGAEIAQELLQNNGQPSLLASMILSTNAVNLQQPQQSTFNPEACFKDPSFLQLLAAENRSSTFLPNTFPRTGVTSFSTNVSQEGSEIIKQALETAGIPSTFEGAEMLSHVPTGCVSDAAQVNATVMPNPAVPPLLQTVCHPNPLLTNQNRTPNSKTPSIEECSSLPVFPTNDLLLKTVENGLCSSSFPNSSGPSQTFTSNSSRVSVISGPQSTRSSHLNKKGNSASKRRKKVVPPLIAPNASQNLVTSDLTAMGLIAKSIEIPTSNLHSNVIPNCEPQGLVENLTQKLNNVDNQLFITDVKENFKTNLESHTVLAPLTLKTENGDSQMMALNSCTTSINSDLQISEDNVIQNFEKTLEIIKSAMNSQILEVKSGSHGVGETSQNAQINYNIQLPSVNTVQNNKLPDSSQFSSFIGVMPAKNNIPSSEVLHKEDQIQEILEGLQKLKLENDLSTPAPQCVLINTSVTLTPTPVKPNPNVTVVQPVSEIISNIQFSDKVNKPFVCQNQGCNYSAMTKDALFKHYGKIHQYTPEMILEIKKNQLKFAPFKCVVPTCTKTFTRNSNLRAHCQLVHHFTTEEMVKLKIKRPYGRKTQSENLSSPRITQVKRQLTVTEENKREFQPTLDLGAIKENSLSNVAVIPEKQLPEKKSPEKTESSLQVITVTSEQCNTNSLTNIQTKGRKIRRHKKEKEEKKRKKPVSDSLEFPTRYSPYRPYRCVHQGCFAAFTIQQNLILHYQAVHKSDLPAFSAEVEEESEAGKESEEIETKQTVKEFRCQVSDCSRIFQAITGLIQHYMKLHEMTPEEIESMTASVDVGKFPCDQLECKSSFTTYLNYVVHLEADHGIGIRGSKTEEDGIYKCDCEGCDRIYATRSNLLRHIFNKHNDKHKAHLIRPRRLTPGQENMSSKANQEKTKSKYRGTKHRSGKEGIKMPKTKRKKKNNLENKTAKIVQIEENKPYSLKRGKHVYSIKARNDALSECTSRFVTQYPCMIKGCTSVVTSESNIIRHYKCHKLSKAFTSQHRNLLIVFKRCCNSQLKDTSEQESDKSDVKNSDACVSESNDNSRTATVPQKEIEKKEKDEMDELTELFITKLINEDNASVETQAHTSSNVSNDFQENNPCQSEKQKTSNLKRVNKEKNVSLNKKRKVEKAEPASTVELSSTHKEEETAVAIQTTEEHPASFDWSSFKPMGFEVSFLKFLEESAVKQKKNSDKDHPNSGNKKGSHSNSRKNIDKTAVTSGNHVCACKESETFVQFANPSQLQCSDNVKIVLDKTLKDCTELVLKQLQEMKPTVSLKKLEVHSNDPDVSVMKEISMGKATGRGQY from the exons ATGAGAATTAAACATCTAATCAAAACCAATCAGTTAAGTCAAGCAACTGCTCTAGCAAAGCTGTGTTCTGACCATCCAGAGATTGGTACAAAAGGTAGTTTTAAGCAAACTTACCTTGTTTGTCTTTGTACATCATCACCAAATGAAAAGTTAATCGAAGAG ATTTCAGAAGTTGATTGCAAAGATGCACTAGAAATGATCTGTAACTTAGAATCTGAGGGTGATGAAAAAAGTGCTCTTGTCTTATGTACTGCATTTTTATCACGTCAGCTCCAACAAGGAGATATGTACTGTGCTTG gGAACTCACTCTCTTTTGGAGTAAATTACAGCAAAGAGTAGAACCATCTATACAAGTGTACCTAGAAAGATGTCGGCAACTTTCTCTGTTAACCAAGAcggtatatcacattttcttcctGATTAAAGTTATTAATTCAGAG ACTGAAGGGGCTGGACTTGCCACCTGTATAGAACTATGTGTAAAAGCTCTTCGTTTGGAATCTACAGAAAATACTGAAGTGAAAATATCTATTTGCAAGACCATTTCATGCTTGTTGCCTGATGATCTGGAAGTTAAACGTGCTTGTCAACTGAGTGAATTTCTTATTGAGCCTACAGTAGATGCATATTATGCTGTGGAAATGTTGTATAATCAACCAGACCAGAAATATGATGAAGAGAATCTTCCAATACCAAATTCTCTGCGCTGTGAGCTCTTACTTGTATTGAAAACTCAGTGGCCCTTTGATCCAGAATTCTGGGATTGGAAAACATTAAAACGACAATGTCTTGCATTAATGGGGGAAGAAGCATCTATTGTGTCTTCAATAGATGAACTAAATGACAGTGAAGTTTATGAGAAAGTAGTGGACTACCAAGAAGAGAGTAAAGAAACTTCTATGAATGGACTTTCTGGTGGAATTGGTGCTAATTCTGGCCTTCTTAAAGACATCTGTGATgaaaagcagaagaagagagaaataaaacaattaagagaGAGGGGATTTATTTCTGCTAGGTTTAGGAATTGGCAAGCCTACATGCAGTATTGTGTGCTATGTGACAAAGAATTCCTTGGTCATAGAATAGTACGACATGCTCAAAAACACTATAAAGATGGGATTTACAGTTGCCCTATATGTGCAAAGAACTTTAATTCTAAAGAAACTTTTGTCCCTCATGTCACATTGCATGTTAAACAATCTAGTAAAGAGAGACTAGCAGCTATGAAACCATTAAGAAGATTGGGGAGGCCACCTAAAATCACAACTACCAATGAGAATCAGAAGACTAATGCTGTGGCTAAGCAGGAACAGCGACCTATAAAAAAGAATAGTCTCTATTCAACAGATTTCATAGTATTTAATGACAATGATGGTTCAGATGATGAAAATGATGACAAAGATAAATCTTATGAACCAGAAGTGATCCCAGTCCAGAAACCAGTACCCGTTAATGAATTTAATTGCCCTGTAACTTTTTGTAAGAAGGGctttaagtactttaaaaatttaattgctCATGTAAAGGGGCATAAGGATAATGAAGATGCCAAGCGCTTTCttgaaatgcaaagcaaaaaagTTATTTGCCAGTACTGTAGACGGCATTTTGTAAGTGTTACTCATCTTAATGATCACCTACAAATGCATTGTGGTAGTAAACCATATATCTGTATACAGATGAAATGTAAGGCTGGTTTTAATAGTTATGCAGAGCTCTTAACACACCGAAAGGAACATCAAGTCTTTAGAGCAAAGTGTATGTTTCCTAAGTGTGGCAGAATTTTTTCAGAAGCTTATTTACTGTATGATCATGAAGCACAGCATTATAATACCTATACTTGTAAGTTCACAGGTTGTGGTAAAGTTTATCGTTCTCAGAGTGAGCTAGAAAAGCATCTGGATGATCACAGTACTCCCGAAAAAGTGTTGCCTCCTGAAGACCAACTTAATTCATCTGGAGATTGTGTTCAGCCTTCTAAAGTGAATCAGGACACAGAAGTGAGCATCGAGAAAGAGAGATCTGTGCTTCcttcagaaaataatattgaaaataccTTACCAGCAGATAAAAGTGATGCTTGggataaaagcaaaacagaatcaGCTGTGACCAAACAAGACCAGATTTCTGTATCAGAGCTCAGGCAAGCTGATGGACCATTGTCAAATGGTTTGGAAAACCCTGTGACTACTCCTCTGCTTCAGGCCAGTGAAGTAGCTGTGTCCATTAAAGTGTCCCTCAATCAGGGGATTGAGGATAACTTTGGAAAGCAAGAAAACTCCACTGTGGAAGGCACTGGTGAATCACTGGTCACAAACTTACATACACCAGTTGGAGATACCTGTAATGATTTGTGTCGTCCaggttttcaagaaagaaaagaacaggattGCTTTAATGAAGCCCAGATTACTCAGAATTCTTTAGTAAATTCAGAAACCCTCAAAATAGGTGACCTTACCCCACAAAACTTAGAAAGACAAGTGAATAACCTGATGACCTTTTCTGTGCAAAATCAGACAGGATTTCAAAACAGTTTACCAGCTTCCAAGTTTGAATGTGGAGGTAATGTTAAAACATCATCCAGTCTTTATAATTTACCTCTTAAGACATTGGAAAGTATCACATTTGTTCCACCGCAGCCCAACCCAAGTAGTTCTTTAGGAACTCCATCAGTGCCTCCAAAAGCGCCAGTTCAGAAATTCAGTTGCCAGGTCGAGGGATGTACTCGAACCTATAATTCTTCACAGAGTATTGGGAAACACATGAAGACTGCACACCCTGACCAGTATGCTGCATTTAAAATGCAGCGGAAAAGTAAAAAAGGTCAGAAATCTAACAACTTAAATACACCAAATAATggaaagtttgtttattttttgccatcACAGGTGAGCAGCTCTAACAGTGCATTTTTTACATCACAGACCAAAGCCAATGGGAATCCTACTTGTTCAAATCAGTTGCAGCATGTCTCGCCTTCCATTTTTCCAGCTCATTTAACAAGTGTGTCAACTCCACTGTTGCCCTCAGTGGAAAGTGTCATAAATCCAAATATACCTTCTCAGGATAAAAATGAACAAGGTGGTGGTATTATATGTTCCCAAATGGAAAATTTATCTACTACTACCTTGCCAGCACAAATGGAAGATCTAACCAAAACAGTTTTGCCTTTGAATATTGACAGTGGCTCAgatcctttccttcctttgcctGCAGAAAGTAGTTCAATGTCTCTCTTCCCTTCACCAGCAGATAGTGGGGCTAATTCTGTTTTTTCCCAActggaaaataatacaaatcatttttcttcacaGATTGAAGGAAACACTAATTCCTCTTTTCTGAAGGGAGGTAATGGTGAAAATGCAGTTTTTCCTTCACAAGTCAATGTTGCAAATGATTTTAATAGCACCAGTGCCCAACAGTCTGcacctgaaaaagttaaaaaagaccGTGGGCGGGGcccaaatggaaaggaaagaaaacccaagCACAACAAAAGGGCTAAATGGCCTGCAATTATCAGAGATGGAAAATTTATCTGTAGCAGGTGTTACAGGGCTTTTACtaatcccaggtctctgggtgGACACTTGTCTAAGCGATCTTACTGTAAACCACTGGATGGAGCAGAAATTGCTCAAGAACTTCTACAGAATAATGGACAGCCTTCTCTTCTTGCCAGCATGATTCTCTCCACAAATGCAGTAAATTTGCAGCAGCCACAACAGTCTACCTTCAATCCAGAAGCATGTTTTAAAGATCCATCATTCCTGCAACTTCTTGCTGCTGAAAATCGCTCATCAACATTTTTACCAAATACATTTCCTCGGACTGGTGTGACTAGCTTTAGTACCAATGTCAGTCAAGAAGGAAGTGAGATTATTAAACAGGCTTTGGAAACTGCTGGCATCCCCAGTACATTTGAGGGTGCCGAAATGCTTTCTCATGTTCCAACAGGTTGTGTTTCAGATGCAGCACAAGTAAATGCAACAGTGATGCCAAATCCAGCTGTGCCACCTCTGTTGCAGACTGTATGCCACCCAAACCCCCTGCTGACAAACCAGAATAGGACACCAAACTCCAAAACTCCCTCCATTGAGGAATGCAGCAGTTTGCCTGTTTTCCCAACAAATGACTTACTGCTGAAGACTGTTGAAAATGGTTTGTGTTCTAGTTCATTCCCTAATTCTAGTGGGCCATCACAAACTTTTACCAGTAATAGTTCACGTGTTTCAGTTATAAGTGGTCCTCAGAGCACGAGATCtagtcatttaaataaaaagggaaacagTGCTtcgaagagaagaaagaaagttgTTCCTCCCCTAATTGCACCTAATGCTTCCCAAAACTTGGTAACAAGTGACTTAACAGCAATGGGACTTATAGCAAAGAGTATTGAGATACCAACTAGTAACCTCCATTCAAATGTAATTCCAAATTGTGAGCCTCAGGGTTTGGTGGAAAACCTaacacagaaattaaataatgttGACAATCAGTTATTTATTACTGATgtgaaagaaaactttaaaaccaaTCTTGAGTCCCATACGGTGTTAGCTCCTTTaacattaaaaactgaaaatggtGATTCCCAAATGATGGCTTTGAATTCATGCACAACTTCAATAAATTCCGATTTGCAGATTTCTGAAGATAATGTTATACAAAACTTTGAAAAGACTCTTGAAATTATTAAAAGTGCTATGAATTCTCAAATACTTGAGGTAAAAAGTGGATCTCACGGTGTTGGTGAAACATCACAGAATGctcaaataaattataacattCAGCTTCCTTCAGTAAACACTGTGCAAAATAACAAGTTACCTGATTCTTCTCAGTTTTCCTCCTTTATAGGTGTAATGCCAGCAAAAAATAACATTCCTTCATCTGAAGTATTACATAAGGAAGATCAAATACAGGAAATTTTAGAAGGCttgcagaaattaaaattagaaaatgaccTGTCCACTCCAGCACCCCAGTGTGTACTAATAAATACATCAGTGACACTGACTCCCACTCCTGTTAAACCAAATCCAAATGTCACAGTTGTTCAGCCAGTTTCTGAAATTATAAGCAACATTCAGTTTAGTGACAAAGTTAATAAACCCTTTGTGTGTCAAAACCAAGGCTGTAATTACAGTGCAATGACAAAGGATGCTTTATTTAAGCACTATGGTAAGATTCATCAGTACACTCCAGAGATGATTCTTGAAATTAAGAAGAATCAGTTGAAATTTGCCCCATTTAAATGTGTAGTACCTACCTGTACAAAAACATTTACAAGGAACTCTAATCTCCGGGCACACTGCCAGTTGGTCCATCATTTTACAACGGAAGAAATggtaaagttaaaaataaaaaggccttaTGGAAGAAAAACTCAGAGTGAAAATTTGTCATCCCCACGAATTACACAAGTAAAAAGACAGCTAACTGtgacagaggaaaataaaagggaattccAACCAACTTTAGACTTGGGAGCAATAAAGGAAAATTCCCTCAGTAATGTAGCAGTGATCCCAGAAAAAcaacttcctgaaaaaaaaagtcctgaaaaaACAGAAAGCTCCTTGCAAGTGATCACAGTTACTTCAGAACAATGTAATACAAATTCTCTCACAAACATACAAACCAAAGGACGGAAAATTAgaagacataaaaaggaaaaggaggagaaaaaacgCAAGAAGCCAGTTTCTGATTCCCTTGAGTTTCCAACAAGATACAGTCCCTACAGACCTTACCGATGTGTTCACCAGGGTTGCTTTGCCGCTTTTACTATACAGCAAAACTTAATTCTGCATTACCAGGCTGTACACAAATCAGATCTACCTGCATTTTCTGCAGAGGTTGAAGAAGAAAGTGAAGCTGgtaaagaaagtgaagaaattgAAACTAAACAGACTGTGAAAGAATTTCGGTGTCAGGTGAGTGACTGTTCCCGAATTTTCCAAGCAATTACTGGCCTGATACAACACTACATGAAACTTCATGAAATGACTCCTGAGGAAATTGAAAGTATGACTGCTTCTGTGGATGTTGGGAAATTTCCATGTGACCAGTTAGAGTGTAAATCTTCATTTACCACATATTTGAACTATGTTGTTCATCTTGAGGCAGATCATGGAATTGGGATAAGGGGAAGTAAAACTGAAGAAGATGGCATATACAAGTGTGACTGTGAAGGCTGTGACCGTATATATGCAACTCGGTCAAATCTCCTCCGacacatttttaataagcatAATGACAAGCATAAAGCTCATTTGATTCGGCCAAGAAGATTAACACCTGGTCAGGAAAATATGTCAAGCaaggcaaaccaagaaaagaCAAAGTCTAAATATCGGGGAACAAAACACAGATCTGGAAAGGAAGGAATCAAAATGCCTAAAacaaaacgaaagaaaaaaaataatttagaaaacaagacTGCAAAAATTGtgcaaattgaagaaaataagcCTTATTCTCTGAAACGTGGAAAGCACGTATATTCCATAAAGGCTAGAAATGATGCCTTATCTGAGTGTACAAGCAGATTTGTAACCCAGTATCCATGTATGATAAAGGGGTGTACATCAGTTGTTACAAGTGAAAGCAATATAATTAGACATTATAAATGCCATAAATTATCAAAGGCATTTACATCACAACACCGAAATCTTCTCATTGTCTTCAAACGGTGTTGCAACTCACAATTAAAGGACACTTCTGAGCAAGAAAGTGATAAGAGTGATGTGAAAAATTCTGATGCATGTGTATCAGAGAGCAATGATAACTCTAGAACAGCTACAGTTCCAcagaaggaaattgaaaaaaaagaaaaagatgaaatggaTGAGCTAACAgaattatttattacaaaattaataaatgaagacAATGCAAGTGTGGAGACCCAAGCTCATACCTCTTCAAATGTAAGTAatgattttcaggaaaataaccCATGCcagtcagaaaaacaaaaaacaagtaatttgaagagagttaataaagaaaaaaatgtctccctaaataaaaagagaaaagttgaaaaaGCAGAACCAGCATCAACAGTTGAGTTAAGTAGTACacataaagaagaagaaactgcTGTTGCAATTCAAACAACAGAGGAGCATCCTGCATCTTTTGACTGGAGCTCATTTAAACCAATGGGATTTGAAGTATCCTTTCTGAAGTTTCTTGAGGAGTCTGcagtgaagcagaagaaaaattctGATAAAGACCATCCAAATAGTGGGAACAAGAAAGGATCCCAttcaaattcaagaaaaaatattgataagaCTGCTGTGACTAGTGGAAATCATGTGTGTGCTTGTAAAGAAAGTGAAACCTTTGTACAGTTTGCCAATCCATCACAGCTTCAGTGCAGTGATAatgtaaaaattgttttagaCAAGACTCTTAAAGATTGCACTGAACTTGTGTTAAAGCAACTTCAGGAAATGAAACCTACCGTCAGTCTGAAAAAACTTGAAGTACATTCAAATGATCCAGATGTGTCTGTTATGAAAGAAATTAGTATGGGTAAAGCCACAGGGAGAGGGCAGTACTGA